The DNA window CAGGGCGCCGTCGGGAAGCGACGCGGGCCGCGCACCACGATAAAAGCCAAGCAGCTGGAGACGCTGAAGGCGGCTTTCACGGCCACGCCGAAGCCCACCAGGCACATCCGGGAGCAGCTGTCGCAGGAGACGGGCCTGACCATGAGAGTCATCCAAGTAAGAAGAAAATAATGGGgaaaaacagagataaaaacgttaaaaacaaagagagtGTTTATTATATGCCATGTGACCACTTTGCACGCATTATCGGACAGCCATACAAATCTAGCCAAACAGGTCCTTCATGACAGAGAATAGTCAAGGTCCAAATTATCCACAGCCAATGCGCATTAACGACCTTTCCATGGACACAAATCATCAATGCAGTGGCTGGTGCCTCTTTCTTGCAGACACCCTGAGAGAATCTGTCCTCATCCTCTGCCGATTTTCAAatttttcttcctttcactTTAAAAACCCCCCAAATATTTTAACCCCTAATCCCTACTCTTCCAATGACGCACGTATATCACACCCATTAAACGCAGGCGTCACTGAGCTCTAAGGCCCATGTAAAAAGCTCCCTGTAATAAATGGGAAATGCCTTAAAAGTGAATGGTTTTTCAGTGCGCAGAGCATCAGTTCGTGCCCAAATTTACTTTTTACGCACAGGAATATCTTTTCCAGGTTAGTAATTTGaattactgaaataaaatacaaaataatatgaGCCTATTTACTTCTGAGTTTGTAAGATAACGTCATCTAATAGGGCTTTTACAGTTCTGAAAAGTTGCTCTCTGCCTTCCCTGCTTGTCTCCTCCATGCTGCTCGTGGTCTCTTACCCTCGCTTGTTCTCTGTGCGTCTTGAAGGTCTGGTTCCAGAACCGGAGGTCTAAAGAGAGACGCATGAAGCAGCTGAGCGCACTGGGCACACGGAGGCACGTGTTTTTCCGCGGTCCGAGGAGGATGAGGGCGCTCGGGGAGCGACTGGAGCCTGGAGAGCTCGGACACTTCTCTTATTATGGAGGTGAGTCACGGTATTTGTTGagggggatggagggatggtgCGTTTCCTGATTTGAAGTTGATGGTCTTTTGATGAACAGGCTCATTAGAATATCAATGCATGAAATTTGGTTCTTTATGTAACTCACTaattaattcaattcatttattgttttgttatatattttttgtcgTTATTATAAAAAACAGAAGTTAATATTGGTTATGTTTCTTCTATTTAAATTCAGACTTAGACCTTTGTCTTGCACTAAtccacatatttttttattttcatgaacaCAGATTATGGGGAGTATTATGGCTCAGGAGGGAATTACGAGTACTACCAGGGCCCACCGTCCCAGGCTCAGACTCCAGCAGACCTGGGCTTCGTACCCTCCTCTGTCCCCGCCGGCACTCCACTAGGAGCCAtggaccaccaccaccaccaccatcaccacccgGGCCACCACTGTCCGGGAGAGGTGCAGTGCTTCTCCGACCCGGCGCCCCATCCCCCTGTGGACTCACCCAGTCCGGAGCCTAGCGGGCCGGGCTCCATGCACAGCATCTCCAGCGAGATGTGTGGGCCCAGCACGCCCTACACCACTGTGTCCCTCAGTGACAATGGATACACCAACCAGCTGTCACAGCCCTCCTCAGAGATGAGTGAAGGCACTGTCTGGTGATGCAGCTGAAACTGCAACTACAAGGCACACTTGGATTTTGAAGGCAAATcagtgtctttttttgtttgttatgaaatgcacttttatttatctatttattcagttatttatttaatgaattacatatttatttgctttcatTTCTGCTAAgctgtctgtatttataaatcTCTATATTTGTATGTTGGTATGATTGTTTATTGACCAGCCGATTAACAGTTTGAATTTGACTCATTACATTCGTAATGCTGGGCTACACAGAtcaagcaataaaaacaaatacatttatagtttgcagaaaagtgttttttttcattgattgCTGGAGAATTTCTGCAACGTATTTGACTTAAAGTGTTAATGTGAAGGTGCATGGCAGCAGTTTTACCACGTTTCAGTGTTTTACTGACGAGCagcaccctctctctctctctctctctctttcatcacATGTAATAAAAGATTTCATCATTTAATAACAGATTATGATTGTGATGTTTAATAGGTTTGACCAAAAACCTCTCTCAGGACCGTGGAAGCATTTGTAttggtcttttctttttcatttgccaGGCATGTtcctttttaattatttgattgtCAACACATGTTTGCCTTCAAAAGGATATCTTTATAAATCTGCAAATTTTATATGGAATAGAAAATGATTTGACTTTCACGTGACACAAGTCCAATCTTATATATGGAATAATGGACAATTGTACAGAACAGTCGGTTGTTTACGTAGCGCTCAAGTATGCAGGGGTTTGAATTTCAgctgtatatataaaaaaaaaacttgattcagactcaatgcaaacaaaaccaaattttTGTAGCTGTTATTTCTGTGGTCGCTCACTGTGGTAGTTTGTATTATGTcctcattgaaaataaaaaaaacagaaaatactaaTAAACTGTTGCCAAGTGACAGCTCTCTTCTAATGCTCTGAGGATGTCTGCGTAATACATGGTGTTTCCAATTTAGCCAAAACATCCAAGACTCTAATAGTTTGTTCagtgataaaaatgtcaaattatttatattgatgTCTCATGAGCCGCCAACAATGGCATCAATGTTTTTCTTGAGATAATAACGTGATTGTACAAATTAATTTTAAGGGACTGATGTGTCGGGCCATTCActgtttaataaaacacatcattattGTTGGATTAATGATTTGGGAGGTGAATTACAGTACTTGTTCATTCAAGTGTGAGATTGGTATAGTTTCTTGATGTATTTGAATGTAAATGGGCAGGAGTTGATTGAAGCATCTTTTTCACAGATCAAAATGTGAGGGTTTCCCTGCAGGACACAGACCTGTGTATTATGTGAGAGTGTAAGTTATACACCCTCATCTGAGAGCTGATGAAAAACAGTTGCAGTAACTTTAATCAGCAGTACACAGTTACTGAAGAATATACCTACATACAATTTAGCATCTGTCTCCCAGGAAATCAATTTATTCAGTGATTTGTAATAATTCTTGTTGCTACTATTAATAATTAGAGCCCcagtaaatatgtatattttgatTTGCTGTGTGACAACCTACAGAAGGTTATTAAggataaaattatattttttttacacacaaaaaGATCAGCATGGTGTGACACAAATATAGGACACATGCATTTGtgtcacacacacgtacacacatctTAACCTAACTTTaatatcatcttcatcatcttaaAAACCACTTGATTTTAACCCTAAAGAGCAATTGGGGACCACCAAGTGTTCTCACAACAAAGGTTTTAACACTGGgatgtgcacgcacacacacacacacacacacaaacacatacacaccttaCTTGATTGAGAGGAAATTCATTATCAGCTCCTTTACTTACAAActgatcatttaaatgttttattaaccaAAGAGTATGCGTTGTCTGGTTGTGAGGTTAAAGCTTTTGTGTCACAAAAATCTTGGGCTTaaaagagagata is part of the Paralichthys olivaceus isolate ysfri-2021 chromosome 15, ASM2471397v2, whole genome shotgun sequence genome and encodes:
- the LOC109628447 gene encoding LIM/homeobox protein Lhx1 — its product is MLQCASCEKPIVDRFLLKVLDRPWHIQCVQCCECKCSLTEKCFSREGRLYCKNDFFRRFGTKCGGCAQGILPSDLVRRAKSKVFHLNCFTCVMCNKQLSTGEELYILDEFKFVCKEDYQNNNGKDTIVLSVTTSSDPSLSPDPQDPQDDGKDSETGHLSDKDNGNENEEQGAVGKRRGPRTTIKAKQLETLKAAFTATPKPTRHIREQLSQETGLTMRVIQVWFQNRRSKERRMKQLSALGTRRHVFFRGPRRMRALGERLEPGELGHFSYYGDYGEYYGSGGNYEYYQGPPSQAQTPADLGFVPSSVPAGTPLGAMDHHHHHHHHPGHHCPGEVQCFSDPAPHPPVDSPSPEPSGPGSMHSISSEMCGPSTPYTTVSLSDNGYTNQLSQPSSEMSEGTVW